The following are encoded in a window of Acipenser ruthenus chromosome 26, fAciRut3.2 maternal haplotype, whole genome shotgun sequence genomic DNA:
- the LOC117430260 gene encoding P2R1A-PPP2R2A-interacting phosphatase regulator 1-like isoform X1 codes for MTQEKMELDLSIPVSMSDGNLRRSSSAPMINGLSDNTLVFEGETLRSRRNSTTVVTRHSLIPPSSPIRVPSSRLHQIKQEEGVDVMNRETAREREVQAAMQMSQSWEESLSLSDNDLDKSASPKRIDFVPVSPAPSPTRGIGKQCFSPSLQIFVSSNGLPPSPVPSPTRRFATRRSQSPINCIRPSALGPLKRKGEMETESQPKRLFQGTSTMLTPDMSHLPDLGSCLSSRLLDGSLRRLGSSSDSPASSSSSSSSSSSQCPCSSFSPVHNLSPK; via the exons ATGACTCAAGAGAAGATGGAACTGGACCTGAGTATCCCCGTATCCATGTCGGACGGGAACCTGAGACGGTCCAGCAGTGCCCCCATGATAAACGGGCTAAG TGATAACACTCTGGTGTTCGAGGGAGAAACGCTGCGCAGTCGGAGAAACAGCACAACAGTTGTGACCCGCCACAGTCTG ATCCCTCCCTCTTCGCCTATTCGTGTTCCCAGCAGCCGGCTCCATCAGATCAAACAG GAGGAAGGCGTCGACGTGATGAACCGGGAGACTGCACGGGAGAG GGAGGTGCAGGCAGCCATGCAGATGAGCCAGTCCTGGGAGGAGAGTCTTAGCCTG AGCGATAATGACTTGGACAAGTCGGCGTCTCCGAAGCGGATTGATTTTGTTCCCGTGTCCCCAGCTCCGTCTCCCACCAGAGGGATTGGGAAG caaTGTTTCTCGCCGTCTCTGCAGATCTTCGTGAGCAGTAATGGGCTTCCTCCCAGCCCTGTCCCCAGTCCCACCAGGCGCTTTGCAAC ACGAAGGAGTCAAAGTCCTATTAACTGTATCCGGCCGAGTGCCCTTGGACCTCTCAAAAGAAAAG GTGAAATGGAAACGGAGAGCCAGCCAAAGAGACTGTTCCAGGGGACGAGCACCATGCTGACTCCCGACATGTCGCACCTGCCCGACCTCGGCTCCTG TCTCTCGTCGCGGCTCCTGGACGGCAGTCTGCGCAGACTGGGCTCCTCCTCGGActcccctgcctcctcctcctcctcctcctcctcctcctcgtcacAGTGCCCCTGCTCTTCATTCAGCCCTGTGCACAACCTGTCTCCCAAGTGA
- the LOC117430260 gene encoding P2R1A-PPP2R2A-interacting phosphatase regulator 1-like isoform X2 — MYRHSLIPPSSPIRVPSSRLHQIKQEEGVDVMNRETAREREVQAAMQMSQSWEESLSLSDNDLDKSASPKRIDFVPVSPAPSPTRGIGKQCFSPSLQIFVSSNGLPPSPVPSPTRRFATRRSQSPINCIRPSALGPLKRKGEMETESQPKRLFQGTSTMLTPDMSHLPDLGSCLSSRLLDGSLRRLGSSSDSPASSSSSSSSSSSQCPCSSFSPVHNLSPK, encoded by the exons atgtaccgcCACAGTCTG ATCCCTCCCTCTTCGCCTATTCGTGTTCCCAGCAGCCGGCTCCATCAGATCAAACAG GAGGAAGGCGTCGACGTGATGAACCGGGAGACTGCACGGGAGAG GGAGGTGCAGGCAGCCATGCAGATGAGCCAGTCCTGGGAGGAGAGTCTTAGCCTG AGCGATAATGACTTGGACAAGTCGGCGTCTCCGAAGCGGATTGATTTTGTTCCCGTGTCCCCAGCTCCGTCTCCCACCAGAGGGATTGGGAAG caaTGTTTCTCGCCGTCTCTGCAGATCTTCGTGAGCAGTAATGGGCTTCCTCCCAGCCCTGTCCCCAGTCCCACCAGGCGCTTTGCAAC ACGAAGGAGTCAAAGTCCTATTAACTGTATCCGGCCGAGTGCCCTTGGACCTCTCAAAAGAAAAG GTGAAATGGAAACGGAGAGCCAGCCAAAGAGACTGTTCCAGGGGACGAGCACCATGCTGACTCCCGACATGTCGCACCTGCCCGACCTCGGCTCCTG TCTCTCGTCGCGGCTCCTGGACGGCAGTCTGCGCAGACTGGGCTCCTCCTCGGActcccctgcctcctcctcctcctcctcctcctcctcctcgtcacAGTGCCCCTGCTCTTCATTCAGCCCTGTGCACAACCTGTCTCCCAAGTGA